The Plectropomus leopardus isolate mb chromosome 7, YSFRI_Pleo_2.0, whole genome shotgun sequence genome window below encodes:
- the cers2b gene encoding ceramide synthase 2: MLSELSEWFWQERLWFPEGLGWADLEDRDGRVYAKARDLWVALPIALVFLIIRQIFERTVATPLASLLGVKETVRLKVPYNLTLESYYCKITKNPTQTSIVSLCKQTGYSERQVQRWFRRRRNQDRPSLLKKFREASWRFTFYLLAFIAGLAALIDKPWLYDLKEMWQGFPVLTLLPSQYWYYMIELGFYGSLLFSVASDVKRKDFKEQIVHHVATILLISFSWCVNYIRAGTLIMLVHDSSDYLLESAKMFNYAGWRNACNYIFIVFAAIFIITRLVIFPFWIIYCTWVYPVTIYEPFFGYYFFNGLLMTLQCLHVFWAVLIIRIAIRFLTNNEKVDDERSDKDETDDSEEEEEEDKKDMKKNGPVQNGHAVHNNNHSKTE; encoded by the exons ATGCTGTCGGAGCTGAGCGAGTGGTTCTGGCAGGAGCGGCTGTGGTTTCCAGAGGGCCTGGGCTGGGCTGACCTGGAGGACCGGGATGGACGAGTATACGCTAAAGCCCGTGACTTGTGGGTGGCGCTGCCCATCGCCCTCGTATTCCTCATTATTCGCCAAATCTTTGAAAG GACGGTGGCTACACCCTTGGCCTCTCTGCTTGGGGTGAAAGAGACGGTGCGGCTCAAAGTCCCTTACAACCTCACACTGGAGTCCTACTACtgtaaaattaccaaaaaccCCACACAG ACTTCGATAGTGAGTCTTTGCAAGCAGACTGGCTATTCAGAAAGACAAGTGCAGCGATGGTTCAGGAGACGAAGGAACCAGGACAGACCGAGTTTGCTCAAAAAGTTTCGAGAGGCcag TTGGAGATTTACCTTTTACCTTCTTGCTTTCATTGCTGGCCTGGCCGCCCTCATCGAT AAACCTTGGCTGTATGACCTGAAGGAGATGTGGCAAGGCTTCCCTGTGCTG ACCCTCCTGCCATCTCAGTATTGGTACTACATGATCGAGCTGGGTTTCTACGGCTCTCTGCTCTTCAGTGTGGCTTCTGATGTCAAACGCAAA GACTTCAAGGAGCAGATTGTTCACCATGTGGCAACCATCCTTCTCATCAGCTTCTCCTGGTGTGTCAACTACATCCGTGCAGGAACTCTCATCATGCTGGTCCATGACTCCTCCGATTACCTCCTTGAG TCTGCAAAGATGTTCAACTATGCTGGGTGGCGAAACGCCTGTAACTACATCTTCATTGTGTTTGCTGCAATCTTTATTATCACACGGCTGGTCATCTTCCCCttctg GATTATTTACTGTACGTGGGTTTACCCAGTGACCATCTATGAGCCCTTCTTTGGTTACTACTTTTTCAATGGACTTTTGATGACTCTGCAGTGTCTACATGTCTTCTGGGCTGTTCTCATCATACGCATAGCAATCCGCTTCCTCACCAACAAT gaaaaagTGGACGATGAAAGGAGCGACAAAGATGAAACAGATGattcagaggaggaggaagaggaggataaAAAGGACATGAAGAAAAATGGGCCGGTGCAGAACGGTCACGCAGtccacaacaacaaccacagcaAGACAGAGTGA